A window of Campylobacter ureolyticus contains these coding sequences:
- the queA gene encoding tRNA preQ1(34) S-adenosylmethionine ribosyltransferase-isomerase QueA, which translates to MNKLDNLNSYDYYLPNELIATAPIMPKEEAKLLVYDRKNNSISHHKFGDLPEILPQCDIIFNDTKVIKARIYGTKQSGGKIELLINRPLSDGKFNVYIKGKVKPFDKLYFNENLIAKVLEIFDDGSRIVEFYSGDKILNLSEVFEILNKIGHIPLPPYIKRDDTKDDEIWYQSVFAKHSGAVAAPTASLHFSDEMLEILRKQHEIYYLTLHVGAGTFKGVEFEDINKHIMHSEYFNIPNDTAEILKSNRPILGVGTTVTRVVEDYARNNVLNGECKLFLNYKNRPIRQNYLLTNFHLPKSTLIMLVTAFIGYEKTMEIYKVAVDEKYRFYSYGDAMLVI; encoded by the coding sequence ATGAATAAGCTTGATAATTTAAACTCATATGATTACTATTTACCAAATGAGCTGATAGCAACGGCTCCAATAATGCCAAAAGAAGAAGCAAAGCTTTTAGTATATGATAGAAAAAATAACTCTATATCGCATCATAAATTTGGTGATTTACCTGAAATTTTACCACAATGTGACATTATTTTTAATGATACAAAAGTTATAAAAGCAAGAATTTACGGTACAAAACAAAGTGGTGGAAAAATAGAGCTTTTAATTAATCGTCCTTTAAGTGATGGAAAATTTAATGTTTATATAAAAGGCAAGGTTAAACCTTTTGATAAGCTTTATTTTAATGAAAATTTAATTGCAAAAGTGCTTGAAATATTTGATGATGGAAGTAGAATAGTTGAGTTTTATAGTGGTGACAAGATTTTGAATTTGAGTGAAGTTTTTGAAATTTTAAATAAAATTGGTCATATCCCACTTCCGCCATATATAAAAAGAGATGATACCAAAGATGACGAAATTTGGTATCAAAGTGTTTTTGCAAAACACTCAGGAGCTGTTGCAGCCCCTACTGCATCGCTTCATTTTAGTGATGAAATGTTAGAAATTTTAAGAAAACAGCACGAAATTTACTATCTGACTTTACATGTTGGAGCTGGAACTTTTAAAGGTGTCGAATTTGAGGATATAAATAAACATATTATGCATTCAGAATATTTTAATATTCCAAATGATACAGCTGAAATTTTAAAAAGCAATCGCCCTATTTTAGGTGTCGGAACAACAGTAACAAGAGTTGTTGAAGATTACGCTAGAAATAATGTTTTAAATGGAGAATGTAAATTATTTTTAAATTATAAAAATCGCCCAATTAGACAAAACTATCTTTTGACAAATTTTCATTTACCAAAATCCACTTTAATTATGCTTGTAACTGCATTTATAGGATATGAAAAGACTATGGAAATTTATAAAGTTGCAGTAGATGAGAAATATAGATTTTACTCGTATGGTGATGCGATGTTGGTGATTTAA
- a CDS encoding C69 family dipeptidase, with protein sequence MKKSFLTSSILVALLSTSALACTTILVGEKASKDGSTLVARSADSKAIKAQVFLIHPETKNQTGFHSSKAHDGANDFKYPLPENGMRYTTIANSHTKLHGAVGYNDAGVGLSGTETIYAKDELLKIDPYNEETGITEDDIPDVILPRMKSAKEGVLLLGEIVETIGAGEGFGVVFIDENETWYFETGTGHHWIANKLPKDKYFATANQGRLQAYEENNPNYLASKGLIDFAIKHGTYDPKKDGKFNFTKAYTRDDERDTTYNYPRVWWVQKMFNPSMKQKVEDGSNYKVFLEPEKKLSVEDLKAAMRSHYDGTKYDPYVNQNTQDDIYRTVSVFRTYESHIMQVRPWLPTEIGRVTYVALGMADLSVYLPYYYGLDGFIDGYDKGSYESDDESIYWVYRKLQTLVMTDYNKYSPVVKEAYKKFEADLNKKQAKFEKEYVELYKKDKAKANELLNEFSKNTMTEAKELTQKLTNEIFTMLTKDTDAKWKQLNKNKKD encoded by the coding sequence ATAAAAAAATCTTTTCTAACAAGTTCTATTTTAGTTGCTCTACTTAGCACATCAGCTTTGGCTTGCACTACAATATTAGTAGGCGAAAAAGCCTCAAAAGATGGTTCAACTTTAGTTGCTAGAAGTGCAGATAGCAAAGCTATAAAAGCTCAAGTATTTCTAATACATCCAGAGACAAAAAATCAAACAGGATTTCATAGCTCAAAAGCACATGATGGAGCAAATGATTTTAAATATCCACTACCAGAAAATGGAATGAGATATACTACAATAGCTAACTCTCACACTAAATTACATGGTGCTGTTGGATATAATGATGCTGGTGTTGGATTGAGTGGAACAGAGACTATTTATGCAAAAGATGAGTTATTAAAAATAGACCCATATAATGAAGAAACAGGTATCACAGAAGATGATATTCCTGATGTAATCCTTCCTAGAATGAAAAGTGCAAAAGAAGGTGTTTTGCTTTTAGGAGAAATTGTTGAAACAATAGGAGCTGGAGAAGGCTTTGGCGTTGTATTTATTGATGAAAATGAAACTTGGTATTTTGAAACAGGTACAGGACATCATTGGATAGCAAATAAACTTCCAAAAGATAAATATTTTGCCACAGCAAATCAAGGTAGATTACAAGCTTATGAAGAGAACAATCCTAATTATCTAGCCTCAAAAGGATTAATTGATTTTGCTATAAAACATGGCACTTATGATCCTAAAAAAGATGGAAAATTCAACTTTACAAAAGCCTATACAAGAGATGATGAAAGAGATACAACATACAACTATCCTCGTGTTTGGTGGGTACAAAAAATGTTTAATCCTAGTATGAAGCAAAAAGTTGAAGACGGATCAAATTATAAAGTATTTTTAGAGCCAGAGAAAAAGCTTAGCGTTGAAGATTTAAAAGCTGCTATGAGATCTCACTATGATGGAACTAAATACGATCCTTATGTAAATCAAAACACTCAAGATGATATATATAGAACAGTAAGTGTATTTAGAACATACGAATCTCATATTATGCAAGTAAGACCTTGGTTGCCAACAGAGATTGGTAGAGTAACTTATGTTGCATTGGGTATGGCTGATTTGAGCGTTTATTTACCTTATTATTATGGGCTAGATGGCTTTATTGATGGATATGATAAAGGTTCATATGAAAGTGATGATGAAAGTATATATTGGGTATATAGAAAACTTCAAACACTAGTTATGACTGATTATAACAAGTACTCTCCTGTTGTAAAAGAAGCTTACAAAAAATTTGAAGCTGATTTAAATAAAAAACAAGCTAAATTTGAAAAAGAGTATGTAGAGCTTTATAAAAAAGATAAAGCAAAAGCAAACGAATTGTTAAACGAATTTAGCAAAAACACAATGACAGAAGCAAAAGAGCTTACACAAAAACTTACAAATGAAATTTTCACAATGCTAACAAAAGATACAGATGCTAAGTGGAAACAACTAAATAAAAATAAAAAAGATTAA
- the ruvX gene encoding Holliday junction resolvase RuvX: MIACIDVGLKRIGIALGYKNGVIVPINAILRKNRNQAAKDVKHILDEWSVKKLVVGIPLGGSSEDEMRRRINHFVNLLDFNGEIVFFDESFSSVEAEEFGVANHKKKDGKLDSLSAMVILQRYFDSLR; encoded by the coding sequence ATGATTGCTTGTATAGATGTCGGACTTAAAAGAATTGGCATTGCTCTTGGATATAAAAATGGTGTTATAGTCCCCATAAATGCAATTTTAAGAAAAAACAGAAACCAAGCAGCAAAAGATGTAAAACATATACTTGATGAATGGAGTGTAAAAAAGCTCGTTGTTGGTATCCCGCTTGGTGGAAGTAGCGAAGATGAGATGAGAAGACGAATTAATCATTTTGTAAATTTGCTTGATTTTAATGGTGAAATTGTGTTTTTTGATGAGAGCTTTTCAAGCGTTGAAGCAGAGGAGTTTGGTGTGGCAAATCATAAGAAAAAAGATGGTAAGCTTGATAGTCTTTCAGCAATGGTGATTTTACAAAGATATTTTGATAGTTTAAGATAA
- the dprA gene encoding DNA-processing protein DprA — MKGINELLIGSLDELKCLKKVKNPPNKLFYKGDLSLLKKRKIAIVGSRKMTIYTKNLILNLSSKLKNIDFCVVSGCALGCDAAAHKGAFPNTIAVFGNGLNQIYPKTNEALINQIYNSSLALSEYEPNTPAKGYQFLERNRIVVGLSEALIVAQADLRSGSLQSARLANEMGIPVFVFPHRINESRGTNELLAKNKANLIDDIDKFVAKFGGEISKNSDDELINFVKSNSNFDEIYAKFGDKIYEYEFDGKIEILGTKVLVK, encoded by the coding sequence ATGAAAGGTATTAATGAGTTGTTAATTGGTTCATTGGATGAACTAAAATGCCTAAAAAAAGTAAAAAATCCACCTAATAAGCTTTTTTATAAAGGAGATTTATCGCTTTTAAAAAAACGAAAAATTGCAATTGTTGGATCTAGAAAAATGACAATTTACACTAAAAATTTAATTTTAAACCTCTCTTCAAAACTTAAAAATATTGATTTTTGTGTAGTAAGTGGATGTGCCTTGGGATGCGACGCGGCCGCTCACAAAGGAGCTTTTCCAAACACAATAGCTGTTTTTGGAAACGGTCTAAATCAAATTTATCCAAAAACAAATGAAGCTTTAATAAACCAAATTTATAACTCCTCACTTGCATTGAGCGAGTATGAGCCAAATACACCAGCAAAAGGATATCAATTTTTAGAAAGAAACCGCATAGTTGTGGGACTTAGCGAGGCTTTGATAGTTGCTCAAGCTGATTTAAGAAGTGGTTCACTTCAAAGTGCAAGACTTGCAAATGAGATGGGAATTCCCGTGTTTGTTTTTCCACACCGCATAAATGAAAGTAGAGGAACAAATGAACTTTTAGCAAAAAATAAAGCAAATTTAATAGATGATATTGATAAATTTGTTGCAAAATTTGGCGGTGAGATTTCAAAAAATAGCGATGATGAGCTTATAAATTTTGTAAAGTCAAACTCAAATTTTGATGAAATTTACGCTAAATTTGGCGATAAAATTTACGAATATGAGTTTGATGGAAAGATTGAAATTTTAGGCACAAAAGTGCTTGTAAAATAA
- a CDS encoding divergent polysaccharide deacetylase family protein — MKKNSNKKIGQGSKKRFGSNKKSSKTKNNSNRPFLGLFILLIMCFCAGFFTYKGLDFVFKDSVNKKSELTNLANLEIKESDNAKKLNLQKNRSNLENKSENLKEKNNYQEVVASINKNKEDISINSDLKLDYSLTKISKINSDESFKNIKTSKENSQNTQYFTHNYTQIGEFRDKTPKLVIIIDDVASYEHINEIKKINLKLTPSLMPASSDFPNTPKIAKNLEFYMIHLPLEALNYNSNSIKTLKTNDSFEEISKEIYKIRKDFPNAKFINNHTGSKFTSNKKAVIKLLNALDKYGFIFIDSKTISNSKVEEVLKSKNQKYIFRDVFLDNTQNLKDIENELKKAVQIAKKRGFAIAIGHPKKQTLKVLKNSGDILKGVEVVYLKDIYERY, encoded by the coding sequence TTGAAAAAAAATAGCAATAAAAAAATAGGGCAAGGTAGTAAAAAACGTTTTGGAAGTAATAAAAAATCTTCCAAAACGAAAAATAATTCAAATCGCCCTTTCTTAGGACTTTTTATACTCTTAATAATGTGTTTTTGTGCTGGTTTTTTCACATATAAAGGGCTTGATTTTGTTTTTAAAGATAGCGTTAATAAAAAAAGCGAACTTACAAATTTAGCAAACTTGGAAATCAAAGAAAGCGATAACGCAAAAAAATTAAATTTGCAAAAAAACAGATCTAATTTAGAAAATAAAAGCGAAAATTTAAAAGAAAAAAACAATTACCAAGAGGTAGTTGCATCAATTAATAAAAATAAAGAAGACATATCTATAAACTCTGATTTAAAATTAGACTATAGTTTAACTAAAATTTCAAAAATTAACTCAGATGAAAGCTTTAAAAATATTAAAACAAGTAAAGAAAATAGCCAAAATACACAATATTTTACGCATAATTATACACAAATTGGAGAATTTAGAGATAAAACTCCAAAATTAGTTATTATAATTGATGATGTTGCATCATACGAGCATATTAATGAGATAAAAAAGATTAATTTAAAATTAACTCCATCTTTAATGCCGGCAAGTAGTGATTTTCCAAATACGCCAAAAATAGCTAAAAATTTAGAATTTTATATGATTCACTTGCCGCTTGAAGCACTAAATTACAACTCAAATTCTATTAAAACCTTAAAGACAAATGATAGTTTTGAAGAAATTTCAAAAGAAATTTATAAAATTAGAAAAGATTTTCCAAATGCAAAATTTATAAACAACCACACAGGAAGCAAATTTACTTCAAATAAAAAGGCCGTTATAAAGCTATTAAATGCGCTTGATAAATATGGTTTTATTTTTATTGATTCAAAAACTATATCTAACTCAAAAGTAGAAGAGGTGCTAAAATCAAAAAATCAAAAATATATTTTTAGAGATGTGTTTTTAGACAATACTCAAAATTTAAAAGATATTGAAAATGAGCTTAAAAAAGCTGTCCAAATAGCTAAAAAAAGAGGCTTTGCAATAGCCATAGGTCATCCCAAAAAACAGACTTTAAAGGTTTTAAAAAATAGTGGTGATATTTTAAAAGGTGTTGAAGTTGTCTATTTAAAGGATATTTATGAAAGGTATTAA
- the ilvC gene encoding ketol-acid reductoisomerase, giving the protein MAINVYYDKDCDLNLIRSKRVAMIGFGSQGHAHAENLRDSGVQVIVGLREGGGSWKKAEAKGFKVMSVADATKEADFIMILTPDELQSDIFYSEIRPNLNEGDTIAFGHGFNIHFGQIVPPKGVDCVMIAPKAPGHTVRSEFVKGGGIPDLIAVSQDDSGQAKELALSYACAIGGGRTAIIETTFKDETETDLFGEQAVLCGGVTSLIQAGFETLVEAGYEPEMAYFECLHEMKLIIDLIYQGGIADMRYSISNTAEYGDYVSGPKVVTDDTRKAMKEILKNIQDGSFAKDFILERKSGYTKMNAQRLNMKNSLIEKTGKELRDMMPWISQNKIIDKDKN; this is encoded by the coding sequence ATGGCAATAAATGTTTATTATGATAAAGATTGTGATTTAAATTTGATTAGAAGCAAAAGAGTTGCGATGATTGGCTTTGGAAGTCAAGGTCACGCTCATGCAGAAAACTTAAGAGATAGCGGTGTTCAAGTTATCGTTGGTCTTAGAGAGGGTGGCGGAAGCTGGAAAAAAGCAGAAGCAAAAGGCTTTAAGGTTATGAGTGTTGCAGATGCTACAAAAGAAGCTGATTTCATAATGATTTTAACTCCTGATGAGCTTCAATCAGATATCTTTTACTCAGAAATCAGACCAAATTTAAATGAAGGCGATACAATTGCTTTTGGTCATGGTTTTAATATACATTTTGGTCAAATAGTTCCTCCAAAAGGCGTTGATTGCGTTATGATAGCTCCAAAAGCACCTGGTCACACTGTAAGAAGTGAGTTTGTAAAAGGTGGTGGAATTCCTGATTTGATAGCAGTTTCTCAAGATGATAGTGGTCAAGCAAAAGAGCTAGCTCTTAGTTATGCATGCGCAATAGGCGGAGGTAGAACTGCGATTATTGAGACAACTTTTAAAGATGAAACCGAAACTGATTTATTTGGCGAACAAGCAGTTTTATGTGGTGGTGTAACATCACTTATCCAAGCTGGTTTTGAAACATTAGTTGAAGCTGGATATGAGCCTGAAATGGCGTATTTTGAATGCTTGCATGAGATGAAACTTATAATAGATTTAATTTACCAAGGCGGGATTGCAGATATGAGATATTCTATATCAAATACTGCTGAATATGGAGATTATGTAAGTGGTCCAAAAGTAGTAACCGATGATACTAGAAAGGCTATGAAAGAAATACTTAAAAATATCCAAGATGGCTCATTTGCAAAAGACTTTATTTTAGAAAGAAAGTCTGGATATACTAAAATGAATGCTCAAAGGCTTAATATGAAAAACTCTTTAATAGAAAAAACAGGTAAAGAGCTAAGAGATATGATGCCTTGGATATCTCAAAATAAAATTATCGATAAAGATAAAAACTAA
- a CDS encoding RNB domain-containing ribonuclease, producing the protein MKLFLEQLLKGIPKNELNSKQTELIRNFKMLNAVNLYKDHYFLNDGFICGKLDISLKGTGFIKVFDKKFIKDILVENKDIQGAKQGDIVLAKLKKSKKSRQKAKILMMIEPAFATSVVYTKKIGKEILGVNIKSGLTSKLKATQKSLKTLPLGTLLKIDNKTDEIVEVLGSIDDVWVDEKISLALYDKNDTFSSTCENEAKSYGDLVDKSMYPNRVDLTNLNFCTIDPIDAKDFDDAVYFDSKNRTLYVAIADVSEYVASYSAIDKEAKFRGFSIYFPHKSVPMLPRNLSENICSLKPNLDRLSFCFKITLDENFSAIKEELFKAIINSKVRFNYDEVDEILKTKKYENKDILNMLLNLHKTTLNLRKIRLKKGFDFNTKELRITLDEDGNLKSTRFETSTPSHDLIEDCMLLANQAAAKRIEKGIFRNHAAIDNKKIEFLLMDLASIGIDAKFDKNIVKMVSNIQNIADEMKIREEVDKLIIKAQKKAEYAPLPEGHFGLGFDDYTHFTSPIRRYSDLILHRLLKADLENDEKLINYLLLNIDETCISLNKLEREADKVAYDFIDRKFARWAVENIGQNFICYVDENTNITTARLDDKLKGARIFITNYTCDVLTKVLVKITDADIISAKIYGRVVKKLDV; encoded by the coding sequence TTGAAACTATTTTTAGAACAACTTTTAAAAGGAATTCCAAAAAATGAGTTAAACTCAAAGCAAACTGAGTTAATTAGAAATTTTAAAATGCTAAATGCTGTAAATTTATACAAAGATCACTACTTTTTAAATGATGGATTTATTTGTGGAAAGCTTGATATTTCGCTAAAAGGAACTGGTTTTATAAAAGTTTTTGATAAGAAATTTATAAAAGATATTTTAGTTGAAAATAAAGATATTCAAGGTGCAAAGCAAGGAGATATAGTTTTAGCAAAACTTAAAAAATCTAAAAAATCAAGACAAAAAGCTAAAATTTTAATGATGATAGAACCAGCCTTTGCAACAAGCGTGGTCTATACTAAAAAAATCGGCAAAGAAATTTTAGGTGTAAATATAAAAAGCGGGCTTACTTCAAAGCTAAAAGCAACTCAAAAATCCCTTAAAACTTTGCCTCTTGGAACACTTTTAAAGATAGATAATAAAACCGATGAAATTGTAGAGGTTTTGGGAAGTATAGATGATGTTTGGGTTGATGAAAAAATCTCACTTGCCCTATATGATAAAAACGATACTTTTTCAAGTACTTGCGAAAATGAAGCAAAAAGTTATGGTGATTTAGTGGATAAATCGATGTATCCAAATAGAGTTGATTTGACAAATTTAAACTTTTGTACGATTGATCCAATTGATGCAAAAGACTTTGATGATGCTGTTTATTTTGATAGTAAAAATAGAACTTTATATGTAGCAATAGCTGATGTAAGCGAGTATGTAGCATCCTACTCAGCCATTGATAAAGAGGCTAAATTTAGAGGATTTTCTATCTATTTTCCACATAAAAGTGTGCCAATGTTGCCAAGAAATTTAAGTGAAAATATCTGCTCTTTAAAACCAAATTTAGATCGTCTTTCATTTTGCTTTAAAATAACTTTGGATGAAAATTTTAGTGCTATAAAAGAAGAACTTTTTAAGGCTATAATTAACTCAAAAGTAAGATTTAACTACGATGAAGTTGATGAAATTTTAAAAACAAAAAAATATGAAAATAAAGATATCTTAAATATGCTTTTAAATTTGCATAAAACAACTTTAAATTTAAGAAAAATAAGGCTAAAAAAAGGGTTTGATTTTAACACAAAAGAACTTAGAATAACACTTGATGAAGATGGAAATTTAAAATCAACTAGATTTGAAACATCAACTCCAAGCCATGATTTAATAGAAGATTGCATGTTATTAGCAAATCAAGCTGCTGCCAAAAGAATAGAAAAAGGAATTTTTAGAAATCACGCAGCAATAGATAATAAAAAAATAGAATTTTTACTAATGGATTTAGCAAGCATTGGAATTGATGCAAAATTTGATAAAAACATAGTAAAGATGGTTTCAAATATACAAAATATAGCTGATGAGATGAAAATACGAGAAGAAGTTGATAAACTTATCATTAAAGCTCAAAAAAAAGCCGAATACGCCCCACTTCCAGAAGGGCATTTTGGTCTTGGTTTTGATGATTATACCCATTTTACAAGTCCAATTAGGCGTTATAGTGATCTTATTTTACACAGACTTTTAAAAGCTGATTTAGAAAATGATGAAAAATTAATTAATTATTTGCTTTTAAATATTGATGAAACCTGCATTAGCTTGAATAAACTTGAAAGAGAAGCCGATAAAGTTGCGTATGATTTTATAGATCGCAAATTTGCGAGATGGGCAGTAGAAAATATCGGGCAAAATTTTATTTGCTATGTAGATGAAAACACAAACATAACAACCGCAAGACTTGATGATAAGCTAAAAGGAGCTAGGATTTTTATCACAAATTATACTTGTGATGTCCTTACAAAAGTACTTGTTAAAATCACCGATGCTGATATAATATCTGCTAAAATTTATGGAAGAGTGGTAAAAAAACTAGATGTATAA
- the rpsF gene encoding 30S ribosomal protein S6, giving the protein MKHYEVLFILKPTLTEDEIKERVDFVKEIITKNGGEVASVIEMGARKLAYTIDKYERGVYFVIYFTAPTSLIEELVRNLRYNEDVIRFLTVKYENKKEIAAWEKLSKGIKFSPAKTQRKPRKPRVEENIEASQKEEEEVQE; this is encoded by the coding sequence ATGAAACATTACGAGGTTTTATTCATCTTAAAGCCAACGCTTACAGAAGATGAGATAAAAGAAAGAGTTGATTTTGTTAAAGAAATCATTACAAAAAATGGTGGCGAAGTTGCTTCTGTTATCGAAATGGGTGCTAGAAAACTAGCTTATACAATCGATAAATACGAAAGAGGAGTTTATTTTGTTATATACTTCACAGCTCCAACATCACTAATCGAAGAACTTGTTAGAAATTTAAGATACAATGAAGATGTTATTAGATTTTTAACTGTTAAATATGAGAATAAAAAAGAAATTGCTGCATGGGAAAAATTAAGCAAAGGTATTAAATTTTCACCTGCAAAAACTCAAAGAAAACCAAGAAAACCAAGAGTTGAAGAAAATATAGAAGCCTCACAAAAAGAAGAGGAAGAAGTACAAGAGTAA
- a CDS encoding single-stranded DNA-binding protein: MFNKVILVGNLTRDIELRYINTGSALGRTGIAVNRKYTVNGEKKEEVCFIDITFWGKLAEIANQYLRKGSQVLVEGRLMFETWQDQNGQNRSRHSITVENMQMLGGGSNQNSSHQQNSGYGQNNYQQNSGGYGQNNYQQNFKPNNNPYQKQQSPQNKNFQQDQNNFNDDGYENIPDVNIDDMGMDGDDELPF; this comes from the coding sequence ATGTTTAATAAAGTAATATTAGTAGGCAACCTTACAAGAGATATCGAATTAAGATATATAAACACAGGTTCAGCATTAGGTAGAACAGGCATAGCCGTAAATAGAAAATATACTGTAAATGGTGAAAAAAAAGAAGAAGTTTGCTTTATAGATATTACTTTTTGGGGGAAACTTGCTGAGATAGCAAACCAATATCTTAGGAAAGGTAGTCAAGTTTTAGTCGAGGGAAGACTTATGTTTGAAACTTGGCAAGATCAAAATGGTCAAAACAGAAGCAGACATAGCATAACGGTTGAAAATATGCAAATGCTTGGTGGAGGATCAAACCAAAATAGTTCTCACCAACAAAATAGTGGATATGGTCAAAATAACTATCAACAAAATAGTGGTGGTTATGGACAAAACAACTATCAGCAAAATTTCAAACCAAACAATAATCCTTACCAAAAACAACAATCACCTCAAAACAAAAATTTTCAACAAGATCAAAATAATTTTAATGATGATGGTTATGAAAATATACCAGATGTTAATATTGATGATATGGGGATGGATGGCGACGATGAGTTGCCGTTTTAA
- the rpsR gene encoding 30S ribosomal protein S18, protein MAEKRKYARKYCRYTEAKIEFVDYKDTQLLKYCLSERFKIMPRRLTGTSKRYQEMVEKAIKRARHAALIPYIVDRENVAVNPFEIL, encoded by the coding sequence ATGGCAGAAAAAAGAAAATATGCAAGAAAATATTGCAGATATACAGAAGCAAAAATTGAGTTTGTAGACTATAAAGATACACAACTTTTAAAATATTGTCTATCAGAAAGATTTAAAATTATGCCAAGAAGGCTAACAGGAACATCAAAAAGATATCAAGAAATGGTTGAAAAAGCTATAAAAAGAGCAAGACATGCAGCACTTATCCCTTATATAGTTGATAGAGAAAATGTTGCTGTAAATCCATTCGAAATTTTATAA
- a CDS encoding replicative DNA helicase produces the protein MPSNLYDLDMERAILSSILYNEDGLSEIYGIINEGDFYQKQHGDVFKAILDCINNDEPIDSAFIKKRLENKYNEQIYNEILATNSIIDIVKYAKELKEKSIKRALVKIAHKIPQKVNEDSNSKDMVDEISSKLYALVENTSGAEIKESTQIVNELLEEIKKQKENEGKEIVGLDTGFRYLNEYTKGFKEGELIIIAARPGMGKTAFALNVIQHTLDIDKGVVFFSLEMPASHLMMRMISAKTSVPLSNILTGKMDDDELSRFGDACDYMMSKKLFVYDNSYVNIHQIRTQLRKLKSKHEEISLCVIDYIGLMMSSSSFTERHLQIAEISRGLKLLARELKLPVIALSQLNRGLESRANKRPMLSDLRESGSIEQDADIILFVYRGDHYAQIEEDERKENWLNSGKAIEDYEPKFVKNVNEEKAEIIVGKNRNGALGTVEVAFQQNYTRFIDASTSPISETEFKISE, from the coding sequence ATACCTTCAAATTTGTATGATTTGGATATGGAAAGAGCGATTTTAAGTTCTATTTTATACAACGAAGATGGTCTTAGTGAAATTTATGGAATAATAAATGAGGGTGATTTTTATCAAAAACAACATGGGGATGTTTTTAAAGCTATTTTAGATTGTATTAATAATGACGAGCCAATAGATAGTGCGTTTATTAAAAAAAGGCTTGAAAATAAATATAATGAACAAATTTATAATGAAATTTTAGCAACAAATTCCATTATTGATATAGTAAAATATGCAAAAGAATTAAAAGAAAAAAGCATAAAAAGAGCATTGGTTAAAATTGCTCACAAAATACCCCAAAAAGTAAACGAAGATAGCAACTCAAAAGATATGGTTGATGAGATAAGCTCTAAATTATACGCTTTAGTTGAAAATACAAGTGGTGCTGAAATAAAAGAATCTACACAAATAGTTAATGAGCTCTTAGAAGAAATAAAAAAGCAAAAAGAAAACGAAGGCAAAGAAATTGTCGGACTTGATACCGGCTTTAGGTATCTAAATGAATATACAAAAGGCTTTAAAGAAGGAGAGCTTATCATTATTGCTGCTCGTCCTGGTATGGGAAAAACAGCTTTTGCACTAAATGTTATACAGCATACTCTTGATATTGATAAAGGAGTTGTATTTTTCTCTTTAGAAATGCCAGCAAGTCATTTGATGATGAGAATGATAAGTGCAAAAACTTCAGTTCCTTTATCAAACATATTAACTGGAAAAATGGATGATGATGAGCTTAGTCGTTTTGGTGATGCGTGTGATTATATGATGAGTAAAAAGCTTTTTGTTTACGATAACTCATATGTAAATATCCACCAAATACGAACCCAACTTAGAAAATTAAAATCAAAACATGAAGAGATAAGTTTGTGTGTTATTGACTATATCGGCTTAATGATGAGTAGTAGTAGTTTTACTGAAAGACATTTACAAATTGCAGAAATTTCAAGAGGATTAAAACTTCTTGCAAGGGAACTTAAACTACCAGTTATTGCACTTTCACAACTTAATAGAGGTTTAGAAAGTAGGGCAAATAAACGACCAATGCTAAGTGATTTGAGAGAAAGTGGATCCATAGAGCAAGATGCCGATATTATTTTGTTTGTTTATAGGGGCGATCACTATGCGCAAATAGAAGAAGATGAAAGAAAAGAAAACTGGTTAAATAGTGGAAAAGCTATAGAAGACTATGAGCCAAAATTTGTAAAAAATGTGAATGAGGAAAAAGCTGAGATAATAGTAGGAAAAAATAGAAACGGTGCTTTAGGAACTGTGGAAGTTGCTTTTCAACAAAATTATACAAGATTTATTGACGCAAGTACAAGTCCAATTAGTGAAACCGAGTTTAAAATATCTGAGTGA